The genomic DNA GGCGTCTCGTCCCGGCGTTATAATGCAGGTGGACGAACTGGCCGGCAGCTCTTTTTCAATCTGTCTCGCCGCCAGGACACGGACCCAGCCCGCCCTGGCTCGCCTCTCCGCCCGCAACTCCGAAGGAGGCCCCCATGTTTGCCCGCATGGTGGAATGTTCGGTGAAACCCGGAAAGCTCCACGAATTCAACCTGATCATCCGCAATGATCTGATCCTCAACCTGCGCCGGCAGCCCGGCTTTATCGATGTGGTCAATCTGGTGGCCGCCACCGAGCCCGATCACGCCGTGATCCTGAGCCTGTGGCGCCGCCAGGAGGACGCGGAGCGCTATCACCGCGAGCAGTTCTCCCAGGTCCTGAACCGCATCGATCACCTGCTCAAGGCGACCCCCGACGTGCGCACCTTCCACGTCGACGTCTCGACCGTGCACAAGGTCGCCGTGGCCGCGTGAGGAGCAGGCGCCGGCCGCCGGCGAGGTCGGTTGGGTGGACTGCTGAACGCTGAGTGCTGAGTACTGCTGACGCTAGGGGCCTGTCGTCTGGGTTTCTCAGATCACCCGATCACCCGATGATCAGATGCCCTTCCCCCACTCCTCCCCGAACACCGTCCGCTCCATGGGAAAGCGCCCGCCGTAGGGTTTGTCCTCGCCCTTGCGCCGCCCGATGGCCAGCAGCGCCACCACCCGCACCGAGGCCGGGATCTTCAGCAGCTCCTTG from Terriglobales bacterium includes the following:
- a CDS encoding antibiotic biosynthesis monooxygenase produces the protein MFARMVECSVKPGKLHEFNLIIRNDLILNLRRQPGFIDVVNLVAATEPDHAVILSLWRRQEDAERYHREQFSQVLNRIDHLLKATPDVRTFHVDVSTVHKVAVAA